From the Lampris incognitus isolate fLamInc1 chromosome 6, fLamInc1.hap2, whole genome shotgun sequence genome, one window contains:
- the tat gene encoding tyrosine aminotransferase: MESKSYVVKVNDNGVHGKNAINAKSLNGHGVNGKGVNGNGIHHVNGNGSIYLAKSKSRRQRWDIKPSKMANNTLNPIRAIVDGMKLSPNPDKPMIALSIGDPTVFGNLPTDDAVLQAMKDAIDSNKYNGYAPSIGYQKSREAVTNFYSTPEAPLEAKDVILTSGCSQAIDLSISVLCNPGDNILVPRPGFSLYKTLAVSLGIEVKLYNLLPERSWEIDLQHMESMIDEKTSCVIVTNPSNPCGSVYSKEHMQNILKVASRHCVPILADEIYGDMVFPDCRFHYLASLSSDVPILSCGGLAKRWLVPGWRMGWILIHDRNNVFGSEIRDGLVKLSQRIIGANTIVQGALESILNNTPQSFYHRTISFLKSNSEICFNELSIVPGLTPVMPSGAMYLMVGIDMDHFPDFKSDVDFTECLVTEQSVFCLPATAFEYPNFFRIVVTVPEEMMVEACGRIREFCQRHYRPRSQDSSELDQ, encoded by the exons ATGGAAAGCAAGTCTTATGTGGTCAAGGTGAATGATAATGGAGTCCATGGCAAAAATGCTATCAATGCAAAAAGCCTCAATGGACATGGAGTCAACGGGAAAGGAGTAAATGGGAATGGGATTCACCACGTCAATGGGAATGGCAGCATATATCTGGCCAAAAGCAAGAGCCGCAGGCAGAGATGGGACATCAAGCCTTCGAAGATGGCCAACAACACCCTTAACCCCATCAGGGCCATCGTGGATGGGATGAAGCTCAGTCCCAACCCGGACAAACCAATGATTGCACTTTCCATAG GAGACCCCACGGTATTTGGGAACCTGCCCACAGATGATGCAGTACTACAGGCCATGAAAGATGCCATTGACAGCAACAAATACAATGGCTATGCTCCTTCTATTG GTTACCAGAAGAGCCGGGAGGCAGTCACCAACTTCTACAGCACTCCAGAGGCTCCATTAGAGGCAAAG GATGTGATACTGACCAGCGGTTGCAGCCAGGCAATTGACCTGAGTATCAGTGTCCTGTGCAACCCGGGAGACAACATACTGGTTCCACGTCCAGGCTTCTCTTTGTACAAGACCCTGGCTGTGTCACTGGGCATCGAGGTCAAACTGTACAACCTGCTG CCTGAAAGGTCTTGGGAGATTGACTTGCAGCACATGGAGAGCATGATTGATGAGAAGACGTCCTGTGTGATTGTTACCAACCCCTCCAACCCATGTGGCTCTGTCTACAGCAAGGAGCACATGCAGAACATCCTCAAAG TGGCGTCCAGACACTGTGTTCCAATCCTGGCTGATGAGATCTACGGTGATATG GTCTTTCCAGATTGCAGATTTCACTACTTGGCATCACTCAGCAGCGACGTTCCCATCCTTTCATGTGGCGGTCTTGCCAAACGCTGGCTGGTGCCGGGTTGGAGGATGGGATGGATCCTCATCCACGATAGGAACAATGTATTCGGCTCTGAG ATCAGAGATGGCCTTGTGAAACTGAGTCAGCGTATCATAGGAGCAAACACCATTGTCCAGGGGGCACTGGAGAGCATCCTCAACAACACACCTCAAAGTTTCTACCACAGAACCATCAGCTTCCTCAAG TCCAATTCAGAGATCTGTTTCAATGAGCTGTCCATTGTACCTGGTCTCACCCCAGTGATGCCCTCAGGAGCTATGTACCTCATG GTTGGGATCGACATGGATCACTTCCCAGATTTTAAGAGCGATGTGGACTTCACAGAATGCTTGGTGACTGAGCAGTCTGTCTTCTGTCTGCCTGCCACA GCATTTGAGTATCCAAACTTCTTCCGCATTGTGGTGACAGTGCCAGAGGAGATGATGGTGGAGGCATGTGGACGGATAAGAGAGTTCTGCCAGCGCCATTATCGGCCCCGCAGCCAAGACAGCAGTGAGCTGGACCAATGA